A window from Chaetodon trifascialis isolate fChaTrf1 chromosome 5, fChaTrf1.hap1, whole genome shotgun sequence encodes these proteins:
- the LOC139331574 gene encoding protocadherin alpha-C2-like, with protein MNDHNSGNSWRYVSALLLTGAFINTVIAITHYSVPEELEEGSVVANLASDLGLDVKTLSRRKMRLDNISGKRYVDVNKETGELYIVERIDREYLCAMKTPTCYLKMEAIVESPQRIFYIEIEITDINDNAPHFRRDTINLDIMESTPAGERFSVNNAVDPDLGSNSVKTYLLSESEHFDIEIQTGRDGSKFADLILKTGLDREKQAVHNLILTAVDGGAPTRTGTASIIVRVLDTNDNAPTFEKDNYTVNIMENSPVGSLVIKLNATDLDDGTNAEIEYTYSLYTSEKTQGTFNLNPSTGEITVKGMLNYEDIRNYEMEIIAMDKGINSLSGQCKIKISVTDMNDNHPEISIKSFQSPIKENEPMDTVIAVVSVSDKDSGDNGVVDLHIPDNMPFKLRESSDNYYELVVSEPLDREKVPEYDITFTVTDRGSPPLSDNETMTLELLDVNDNVPQFPQSFYTIRVMENNAPGALLSSLTAFDPDLHENQYLVYFILEKEIANTSMSMLFSINPENGNLYALKTFDYEIEKEFLFHIEARDSGSPPLSSNVTVHIIIVDQNDNAPVIVSPWRAHGSVVEEKIPRSTDKGSLVAKVIALDTDSVHNSRITYQFLQVTDATLFSLDQYNGEIRTMRMFSYRDPRHQRLVVVAKDNGQPALSATVTIKLSTMETAVKAYSDMTEVPLEYDIFSDLNLYLVIGLGSVSFLLLITILVTIVLKCQKPKPSKAAPPCRNSVMSERNSTIADSTLVSNDAYWYSLFLAETRKGKLVVRQPVPKGSRYIVSSLPRGTGLTDTSDSAASTLQVWENLN; from the coding sequence ATGAACGACCATAACAGTGGAAATTCTTGGAGGTATGTGTCCGCGCTTTTGTTGACTGGCGCGTTTATTAACACGGTTATTGCCATTACTCATTATTCTGTTCCAGAAGAACTGGAGGAGGGATCGGTTGTCGCCAATTTAGCTTCCGATTTAGGTTTAGACGTCAAGACTCTGAGTCGGCGGAAGATGCGTTTAGACAATATATCCGGCAAAAGATATGTGGATGTGAACAAAGAAACAGGGGAGCTTTACATCGTTGAGAGGATAGACAGAGAGTACCTCTGTGCAATGAAGACACCGACATGTTACCTCAAAATGGAGGCTATTGTGGAGAGCCCGCAAAGAATATTTTACATCGAAATTGAAATAACGGACATCAATGACAACGCTCCTCACTTTCGACGAGACACCATAAACTTGGACATTATGGAATCAACCCCAGCTGGGGAGAGATTCTCTGTGAACAACGCTGTTGACCCAGATCTGGGATCAAATTCAGTCAAAACGTACCTGCTGAGCGAAAGCGAGCACTTTGACATAGAAATTCAAACTGGAAGAGATGGATCCAAATTTGCTGATTTAATATTAAAGACGGGTTTGGACCGAGAAAAGCAAGCAGTCCACAATTTGATACTGACTGCTGTGGATGGCGGAGCCCCCACTCGCACTGGCACAGCCAGTATCATCGTTCGTGTGCTAGATACGAATGACAACGCCCCAACTTTCGAAAAAGATAACTACACGGTTAATATTATGGAAAATTCTCCTGTTGGAAGTCTTGTCATTAAGTTGAATGCGACAGATTTAGACGACGGGACAAATGCAGAGATCGAGTATACATATAGTCTGTACacatcagaaaaaacacaaggaaCATTTAACTTGAATCCATCCACTGGAGAAATAACTGTGAAGGGAATGTTAAATTATGAAGATATTCGAAATtatgaaatggaaataataGCTATGGATAAAGGAATCAACAGTTTATCAGGacaatgcaaaataaaaatttcaGTAACAGATATGAATGACAACCATCCAGAAATATCTATTAAATCATTTCAGAGTCCCATCAAAGAAAATGAGCCAATGGACACAGTGATAGCTGTAGTTAGTGTCAGTGACAAAGACTCAGGGGACAACGGAGTGGTTGATCTTCATATTCCAGATAATATGCCTTTCAAACTGAGGGAATCCTCTGATAACTATTATGAATTAGTGGTGTCAGAGCCGTTAGACCGTGAGAAGGTTCCAGAATATGACATCACTTTCACTGTTACAGACAGAGGTTCTCCTCCTTTATCTGACAATGAAACGATGACGTTagagctgctggatgtgaatgACAATGTTCCACAGTTCCCTCAGTCATTTTATACCATACGTGTGATGGAGAATAACGCTCCTGGGGCCTTGCTGAGTTCCCTCACTGCGTTTGACCCTGACCTCCATGAGAACCAGTATCTAGTTTATTTCATCCTGGAGAAGGAGATAGCCAACACGTCCATGTCCATGCTGTTCTCCATCAATCCAGAGAACGGTAATCTTTACGCACTGAAAACTTTTGACTATGAGATCGAGAAGGAGTTTCTTTTCCACATCGAGGCCAGAGACTCTGGCTCTCCTCCGCTCAGCAGTAACGTGACGGTCCACATCATCATAGTGGACCAGAACGACAACGCTCCGGTGATTGTCTCTCCGTGGCGCGCGCACGGCTCGGTGGTGGAGGAAAAGATCCCCAGATCCACCGATAAAGGCTCCCTGGTTGCCAAGGTGATAGCCTTAGACACAGACTCTGTGCACAACTCTCGGATTACCTACCAGTTTCTCCAGGTGACTGACGCCACCTtgttcagtctggaccaatACAACGGAGAGATCCGGACTATGAGGATGTTCAGCTACAGAGATCCGCGCCACCAGAGACTGGTTGTTGTTGCCAAGGACAACGGGCAGCCTGCTCTGTCTGCCACAGTCACCATCAAGCTGTCCACAATGGAGACTGCCGTGAAGGCCTACTCTGACATGACCGAGGTGCCTCTGGAGTACGACATCTTCTCTGACCTCAACCTGTATTTGGTCATCGGTCTGGGCTCggtgtcatttctgctgctgatcaCCATATTGGTCACCATCGTGCTGAAGTGTCAGAAACCCAAACCCAGCAAAGCGGCTCCTCCCTGCAGGAACAGTGTGATGAGTGAGAGGAACTCCACCATCGCAGATTCCACTCTGGTGTCCAACGATGCCTACTGGTACAGTCTGTTTCTAGCGGAGACCAGGAAAGGAAAGCTGGTGGTGAGACAGCCTGTGCCAAAGGGCTCCAGATACATCGTGTCCAGTCTACCAAGAGGCACAGGACTGACTGACACGAGTGACTCTGCAGCTTCCACTCTGCAGGTATGGGAAAACCTCAATTAA
- the LOC139331572 gene encoding protocadherin alpha-C2-like, protein MARHTDQHSWRGYVLLFLFLSAIIDTVSTVTHYSVPEEMEEGSVVANLATDLGLDAKTLNKRKMRVDVVGNKKYLDINKDTGELLILERIDREFLCPLKTATSCFLRLDATIENPIRMFNIEVEIMDINDNAPHFRRGTMHLDISESSPVGERFSLNNAADPDVGTNSVKDYHLSSSEHFSIEIQTGRDGTMFADLILKKALDREQQAVHNLILTAVDGGVPTRTGTASIIVRVLDVNDNAPSFDKDKYVVEVMENSPIGSLVIKMNASDLDEGSNSDIGYSYSLYTSERTQQMFNLNPENGEIRVKEMINYEDFKLYEMEVIASDKGPNSLSGQCKLTIQVTDMNDNHPELSIKSFQSPIKENEPMDTVIAVVSVSDKDSGDNGVVDLHIPDNMPFKLRESSDNYYELVVSEPLDREKVPEYDITFTVTDRGSPPLSDNETMTLELLDVNDNVPQFPQSFYTIRVMENNAPGALLSSLTAFDPDLHENQYLVYFILEKEIANTSMSMLFSINPENGNLYALKTFDYEIEKEFLFHIEARDSGSPPLSSNVTVHIIIVDQNDNAPVIVSPWRAHGSVVEEKIPRSTDKGSLVAKVIALDTDSVHNSRITYQFLQVTDATLFSLDQYNGEIRTMRMFSYRDPRHQRLVVVAKDNGQPALSATVTIKLSTVETAVKAYSDMTEVPLEYDIFSDLNLYLVIGLGSVSFLLLITILVTIVLKCQKPKPSKAAPPCRNSVMSERNSTIADSTLVSNDAYWYSLFLAETRKGKLVVRQPVPKGSRYIVSSLPRGTGLTDTSDSAASTLQVWENLN, encoded by the coding sequence ATGGCTCGTCATACCGATCAGCACTCCTGGAGGGGGTACGTcttattatttctctttctttctgccatCATCGACACGGTATCTACCGTCACCCATTATTCTGTTCCCGAAGAAATGGAGGAAGGATCCGTTGTTGCTAATTTAGCTACTGATTTGGGATTAGACGCGAAGActctgaataaaagaaaaatgcgCGTAGACGTTGTGGGCAATAAAAAATATCTTGATATCAACAAAGACACCGGAGAGCTGCTTATTTTGGAACGGATAGACAGAGAGTTTTTATGTCCCTTGAAGACAGCGACATCATGCTTTCTTAGATTAGACGCCACAATTGAAAATCCAATACGAATGTTTAATATTGAAGTGGAAATTATGGATATCAATGACAACGCCCCTCATTTTCGGCGAGGAACGATGCATTTGGACATCTCTGAGTCCAGCCCCGTTGGAGAGAGATTCTCACTGAATAACGCAGCAGACCCAGATGTTGGAACAAATTCTGTGAAAGATTACCATCTGAGCTCAAGTGAACATTTCTCCATTGAAATTCAGACCGGGAGAGACGGGACGATGTTTGCGGATTTAATTCTGAAAAAAGCTttagacagagagcagcaggctgtTCATAATCTAATACTGACTGCAGTGGACGGTGGAGTCCCCACGCGCACAGGTACAGCCAGCATCATCGTTCGCGTGCTTGACGTGAATGACAACGCCCCTTCATTTGACAAAGACAAATACGTCGTAGAAGTGATGGAAAACTCCCCGATTGGCAGTCTAGTGATTAAAATGAATGCCAGTGATTTAGATGAAGGGAGCAATTCTGATATTGGGTATTCATACAGTTTGTATACATCAGAGAGGACGCAACAGATGTTTAACTTGAATCCAGAAAACGGTGAAATCAGAGTGAAAGAGATGATAAATTATGAAGACTTTAAGCTTTATGAAATGGAGGTTATTGCGAGCGATAAAGGGCCTAATTCCTTATCTGGGCAGTGTAAACTGACAATCCAGGTGACAGATATGAATGACAACCACCCAGAATTATCCATTAAATCATTTCAAAGTCCCATCAAAGAAAATGAGCCAATGGACACAGTGATAGCTGTAGTTAGTGTCAGTGACAAAGACTCAGGGGACAACGGAGTGGTTGATCTTCATATTCCAGATAATATGCCTTTCAAACTGAGGGAATCCTCTGATAACTATTATGAATTAGTGGTGTCAGAGCCGTTAGACCGTGAGAAGGTTCCAGAATATGACATCACTTTCACTGTTACAGACAGAGGTTCTCCTCCTTTATCTGACAATGAAACGATGACGTTagagctgctggatgtgaatgACAATGTTCCACAGTTCCCTCAGTCATTTTATACCATACGTGTGATGGAGAATAACGCTCCTGGGGCCTTGCTGAGTTCCCTCACTGCGTTTGACCCTGACCTCCACGAGAACCAGTATCTAGTTTATTTCATCCTGGAGAAGGAGATAGCCAACACGTCCATGTCCATGCTGTTCTCCATCAATCCAGAGAACGGTAATCTTTACGCGCTGAAAACTTTTGACTATGAGATCGAGAAGGAGTTTCTTTTCCACATCGAGGCCAGAGACTCTGGCTCTCCTCCGCTCAGCAGTAACGTGACGGTCCACATCATCATAGTGGACCAGAACGACAACGCTCCGGTGATTGTCTCTCCGTGGCGCGCGCACGGCTCGGTGGTGGAGGAAAAGATCCCCAGATCCACAGATAAAGGCTCCCTGGTTGCCAAGGTGATAGCCTTAGACACAGACTCCGTGCACAACTCTCGGATTACCTACCAGTTTCTCCAGGTGACTGACGCCACCTtgttcagtctggaccaatACAACGGAGAGATCCGGACTATGAGGATGTTCAGTTACAGAGATCCGCGCCACCAGAGACTGGTAGTTGTTGCCAAGGACAACGGGCAGcctgctctctctgccacaGTCACCATCAAGCTGTCCACAGTGGAGACTGCCGTGAAGGCCTACTCTGACATGACCGAGGTGCCTCTGGAGTACGACATCTTCTCTGACCTCAACCTGTATTTGGTCATCGGTCTGGGCTCGGTGTCATTTCTCCTGCTGATCACCATATTGGTCACCATCGTGCTGAAGTGTCAGAAACCCAAACCCAGCAAAGCGGCTCCTCCCTGCAGGAACAGTGTGATGAGTGAGAGGAACTCCACCATCGCAGATTCCACTCTGGTGTCCAACGATGCCTACTGGTACAGTCTGTTTCTAGCGGAGACCAGGAAAGGAAAGCTGGTGGTGAGACAGCCTGTGCCAAAGGGCTCCAGATACATCGTGTCCAGTCTACCAAGAGGCACAGGACTGACTGACACGAGTGACTCTGCAGCTTCCACTCTGCAGGTATGGGAAAACCTCAATTAA
- the LOC139331571 gene encoding protocadherin alpha-C2-like isoform X2 — MARHTDQHSRRGYVLLFLFLSAIIDTVTTVTHYSVPEEMEEGSVVANLATDLGLDAKTLNKRKMRVDVVGNKKYLDINKDTGELFILERIDREFLCPLKTTTSCFLRLDATIENPIRMFNIEVEIMDINDNAPHFRRGTMHLDISESSPVGERFSLNNAADPDVGTNSVKDYHLSSSEHFSIEIQTGRDGTMFADLILKKALDREQQAVHNLILTAVDGGVPTRTGTASIIVRVLDVNDNAPSFDKDKYVVEVMENSPIGSLVIKMNASDLDEGSNSDIVYSYSLYTSERTQQMFNLNPENGEIRVKEMINYEDFKLYEMEVIASDKGPNSLSGQCKLTIQVTDMNDNHPELSIKSFQSPIKENEPMDTVIAVVSVSDKDSGDNGVVDLHIPDNMPFKLRESSDNYYELVVSEPLDREKVPEYDITFTVTDRGSPPLSDNETMTLELLDVNDNVPQFPLSFYTIRVMENNAPGALLSSLTAFDPDLHENQYLVYFILEKEIANTSMSMLFSINPENGNLYALKTFDYEIEKEFLFHIEARDSGSPPLSSNVTVHIIIVDQNDNAPVIVSPWRAHGSVVEEKIPRSTDKGSLVAKVIALDTDSVHNSRITYQFLQVTDATLFSLDQYNGEIRTMRMFSYRDPRHQRLVVVAKDNGQPALSATVTIKLSTVETAVKAYSDMTEVPLEYDIFSDLNLYLVIGLGSVSFLLLITILVTIVLKCQKPKPSKAAPPCRNSVMSERNSTIADSTLVSNDAYWYSLFLAETRKGKLVVRQPVPKGSRYIVSSLPRGTGLTDTSDSAASTLQASTTSSSSST; from the coding sequence ATGGCTCGTCATACCGATCAGCATTCACGGAGGGGGTACGTcttattatttctctttctttctgccatCATCGACACGGTAACCACTGTCACCCATTATTCTGTTCCCGAAGAAATGGAGGAAGGATCCGTTGTTGCTAATTTAGCAACTGATCTGGGATTAGACGCGAAGActctgaataaaagaaaaatgcgCGTAGACGTTGTGGGCAATAAAAAATATCTTGATATTAACAAAGACACCGGAGAGCTGTTTATTTTGGAACGGATAGACAGAGAGTTTTTATGTCCCTTGAAGACAACAACATCATGCTTTCTTAGATTAGACGCCACAATTGAAAACCCGATAAGAATGTTTAACATTGAAGTGGAAATTATGGATATCAATGACAACGCCCCTCATTTTCGGCGAGGGACGATGCATCTGGACATCTCTGAGTCCAGCCCCGTTGGAGAGAGATTCTCACTGAATAACGCAGCAGACCCAGATGTTGGAACAAATTCTGTGAAAGATTACCATCTGAGCTCAAGTGAACATTTCTCCATTGAAATTCAGACCGGGAGAGACGGGACGATGTTTGCGGATTTAATTCTGAAAAAAGCTttagacagagagcagcaggctgtTCATAATCTAATACTGACTGCAGTGGACGGTGGAGTCCCCACGCGCACAGGTACAGCCAGCATCATTGTTCGCGTGCTTGATGTGAACGACAACGCCCCTTCATTTGACAAAGACAAATACGTCGTAGAAGTGATGGAAAACTCCCCGATTGGCAGTCTAGTGATTAAAATGAATGCCAGTGATTTAGATGAAGGGAGCAATTCTGATATTGTGTATTCATACAGTTTGTATACATCAGAGAGGACGCAACAGATGTTTAACTTGAACCCAGAAAACGGTGAAATCAGAGTGAAAGAGATGATAAATTATGAAGACTTTAAGCTTTATGAAATGGAGGTTATTGCGAGCGATAAAGGGCCTAATTCCTTATCTGGGCAGTGTAAACTGACAATCCAGGTGACAGATATGAATGACAACCACCCAGAATTATCCATTAAATCATTTCAAAGTCCCATCAAAGAAAATGAGCCAATGGACACAGTGATAGCTGTAGTTAGTGTCAGTGACAAAGACTCAGGGGACAACGGAGTGGTTGATCTTCATATTCCAGATAATATGCCTTTCAAACTGAGGGAATCCTCTGATAACTATTATGAATTAGTGGTGTCAGAGCCGTTAGACCGTGAGAAGGTTCCAGAATATGACATCACTTTCACTGTTACAGACAGAGGTTCTCCTCCTTTATCTGACAATGAAACGATGACGTTagagctgctggatgtgaatgACAATGTTCCACAGTTCCCTCTTTCATTTTATACCATACGTGTGATGGAGAATAACGCTCCTGGGGCCTTGCTGAGTTCCCTCACTGCGTTTGACCCTGACCTCCATGAGAACCAGTATCTAGTTTATTTCATCCTGGAGAAGGAGATAGCCAACACGTCCATGTCCATGCTGTTCTCCATCAATCCAGAGAACGGTAATCTTTACGCACTGAAAACTTTTGACTATGAGATCGAGAAGGAGTTTCTTTTCCACATCGAGGCCAGAGACTCtggctctcctccactcagcagtAACGTGACGGTCCACATCATCATAGTGGACCAGAACGACAACGCTCCGGTGATTGTCTCTCCGTGGCGCGCGCACGGCTCGGTGGTGGAGGAAAAGATCCCCAGATCCACAGATAAAGGCTCCCTGGTCGCCAAGGTGATAGCCTTAGACACAGACTCTGTGCACAACTCTCGGATTACCTATCAGTTTCTCCAGGTGACTGACGCCACCTtgttcagtctggaccaatACAACGGAGAGATCCGGACTATGAGGATGTTCAGTTACAGAGATCCGCGCCACCAGAGACTGGTTGTTGTTGCCAAGGACAACGGGCAGcctgctctctctgccacaGTCACCATCAAGCTGTCCACAGTGGAGACTGCCGTGAAGGCCTACTCTGACATGACCGAGGTGCCTCTGGAGTACGACATCTTCTCTGACCTCAACCTGTATTTGGTCATCGGTCTGGGCTCGGTGTCATTTCTCCTGCTGATCACCATATTGGTCACCATCGTGCTGAAGTGTCAGAAACCCAAACCCAGCAAAGCGGCTCCTCCCTGCAGGAACAGTGTGATGAGTGAGAGGAACTCCACCATCGCAGATTCCACTCTGGTGTCCAACGATGCCTACTGGTACAGTCTGTTTCTAGCAGAGACCAGGAAAGGAAAGCTGGTGGTGAGACAGCCTGTGCCAAAGGGCTCCAGATACATCGTGTCCAGTCTACCAAGAGGCACAGGACTGACTGACACGAGTGACTCTGCAGCTTCCACTCTGCAG
- the LOC139331571 gene encoding protocadherin alpha-C2-like isoform X4, which translates to MARHTDQHSRRGYVLLFLFLSAIIDTVTTVTHYSVPEEMEEGSVVANLATDLGLDAKTLNKRKMRVDVVGNKKYLDINKDTGELFILERIDREFLCPLKTTTSCFLRLDATIENPIRMFNIEVEIMDINDNAPHFRRGTMHLDISESSPVGERFSLNNAADPDVGTNSVKDYHLSSSEHFSIEIQTGRDGTMFADLILKKALDREQQAVHNLILTAVDGGVPTRTGTASIIVRVLDVNDNAPSFDKDKYVVEVMENSPIGSLVIKMNASDLDEGSNSDIVYSYSLYTSERTQQMFNLNPENGEIRVKEMINYEDFKLYEMEVIASDKGPNSLSGQCKLTIQVTDMNDNHPELSIKSFQSPIKENEPMDTVIAVVSVSDKDSGDNGVVDLHIPDNMPFKLRESSDNYYELVVSEPLDREKVPEYDITFTVTDRGSPPLSDNETMTLELLDVNDNVPQFPLSFYTIRVMENNAPGALLSSLTAFDPDLHENQYLVYFILEKEIANTSMSMLFSINPENGNLYALKTFDYEIEKEFLFHIEARDSGSPPLSSNVTVHIIIVDQNDNAPVIVSPWRAHGSVVEEKIPRSTDKGSLVAKVIALDTDSVHNSRITYQFLQVTDATLFSLDQYNGEIRTMRMFSYRDPRHQRLVVVAKDNGQPALSATVTIKLSTVETAVKAYSDMTEVPLEYDIFSDLNLYLVIGLGSVSFLLLITILVTIVLKCQKPKPSKAAPPCRNSVMSERNSTIADSTLVSNDAYWYSLFLAETRKGKLVVRQPVPKGSRYIVSSLPRGTGLTDTSDSAASTLQYPK; encoded by the coding sequence ATGGCTCGTCATACCGATCAGCATTCACGGAGGGGGTACGTcttattatttctctttctttctgccatCATCGACACGGTAACCACTGTCACCCATTATTCTGTTCCCGAAGAAATGGAGGAAGGATCCGTTGTTGCTAATTTAGCAACTGATCTGGGATTAGACGCGAAGActctgaataaaagaaaaatgcgCGTAGACGTTGTGGGCAATAAAAAATATCTTGATATTAACAAAGACACCGGAGAGCTGTTTATTTTGGAACGGATAGACAGAGAGTTTTTATGTCCCTTGAAGACAACAACATCATGCTTTCTTAGATTAGACGCCACAATTGAAAACCCGATAAGAATGTTTAACATTGAAGTGGAAATTATGGATATCAATGACAACGCCCCTCATTTTCGGCGAGGGACGATGCATCTGGACATCTCTGAGTCCAGCCCCGTTGGAGAGAGATTCTCACTGAATAACGCAGCAGACCCAGATGTTGGAACAAATTCTGTGAAAGATTACCATCTGAGCTCAAGTGAACATTTCTCCATTGAAATTCAGACCGGGAGAGACGGGACGATGTTTGCGGATTTAATTCTGAAAAAAGCTttagacagagagcagcaggctgtTCATAATCTAATACTGACTGCAGTGGACGGTGGAGTCCCCACGCGCACAGGTACAGCCAGCATCATTGTTCGCGTGCTTGATGTGAACGACAACGCCCCTTCATTTGACAAAGACAAATACGTCGTAGAAGTGATGGAAAACTCCCCGATTGGCAGTCTAGTGATTAAAATGAATGCCAGTGATTTAGATGAAGGGAGCAATTCTGATATTGTGTATTCATACAGTTTGTATACATCAGAGAGGACGCAACAGATGTTTAACTTGAACCCAGAAAACGGTGAAATCAGAGTGAAAGAGATGATAAATTATGAAGACTTTAAGCTTTATGAAATGGAGGTTATTGCGAGCGATAAAGGGCCTAATTCCTTATCTGGGCAGTGTAAACTGACAATCCAGGTGACAGATATGAATGACAACCACCCAGAATTATCCATTAAATCATTTCAAAGTCCCATCAAAGAAAATGAGCCAATGGACACAGTGATAGCTGTAGTTAGTGTCAGTGACAAAGACTCAGGGGACAACGGAGTGGTTGATCTTCATATTCCAGATAATATGCCTTTCAAACTGAGGGAATCCTCTGATAACTATTATGAATTAGTGGTGTCAGAGCCGTTAGACCGTGAGAAGGTTCCAGAATATGACATCACTTTCACTGTTACAGACAGAGGTTCTCCTCCTTTATCTGACAATGAAACGATGACGTTagagctgctggatgtgaatgACAATGTTCCACAGTTCCCTCTTTCATTTTATACCATACGTGTGATGGAGAATAACGCTCCTGGGGCCTTGCTGAGTTCCCTCACTGCGTTTGACCCTGACCTCCATGAGAACCAGTATCTAGTTTATTTCATCCTGGAGAAGGAGATAGCCAACACGTCCATGTCCATGCTGTTCTCCATCAATCCAGAGAACGGTAATCTTTACGCACTGAAAACTTTTGACTATGAGATCGAGAAGGAGTTTCTTTTCCACATCGAGGCCAGAGACTCtggctctcctccactcagcagtAACGTGACGGTCCACATCATCATAGTGGACCAGAACGACAACGCTCCGGTGATTGTCTCTCCGTGGCGCGCGCACGGCTCGGTGGTGGAGGAAAAGATCCCCAGATCCACAGATAAAGGCTCCCTGGTCGCCAAGGTGATAGCCTTAGACACAGACTCTGTGCACAACTCTCGGATTACCTATCAGTTTCTCCAGGTGACTGACGCCACCTtgttcagtctggaccaatACAACGGAGAGATCCGGACTATGAGGATGTTCAGTTACAGAGATCCGCGCCACCAGAGACTGGTTGTTGTTGCCAAGGACAACGGGCAGcctgctctctctgccacaGTCACCATCAAGCTGTCCACAGTGGAGACTGCCGTGAAGGCCTACTCTGACATGACCGAGGTGCCTCTGGAGTACGACATCTTCTCTGACCTCAACCTGTATTTGGTCATCGGTCTGGGCTCGGTGTCATTTCTCCTGCTGATCACCATATTGGTCACCATCGTGCTGAAGTGTCAGAAACCCAAACCCAGCAAAGCGGCTCCTCCCTGCAGGAACAGTGTGATGAGTGAGAGGAACTCCACCATCGCAGATTCCACTCTGGTGTCCAACGATGCCTACTGGTACAGTCTGTTTCTAGCAGAGACCAGGAAAGGAAAGCTGGTGGTGAGACAGCCTGTGCCAAAGGGCTCCAGATACATCGTGTCCAGTCTACCAAGAGGCACAGGACTGACTGACACGAGTGACTCTGCAGCTTCCACTCTGCAG